A window of Punica granatum isolate Tunisia-2019 chromosome 8, ASM765513v2, whole genome shotgun sequence genomic DNA:
GATATAGATGCTACTCTCTAGAACAACGCAGATATTTTGTGATCGCTAATGTCACCTTCTTTGAGTccactccttttttttctgcgTCTCCCAATCAATCTGAGTTAGTTTCTGAATCACTGCCTCTCCCTTCTCCATATGTAATTGTCCCATCTAATGTTCCATCCACATCCACTCCTCCTGAAATACTTGAGACAGCTGAACCATGTGAGTTGATCACTTATCagcgcaaaaaaaaaaaggtacctCATGTTGAATCACAGTCGGTAGAGAGAGTACAAGTAATCTCTCCTGCGAGTCCAAAAGACTCTATCTCTGTTCCAGTCGTGCCTCCATCCTCGAATCCACCATTGATGTCCTTCCTTGAGCCAGATTTACCTATTGCCCAGAGAAAAGGTACCCATTCTACTGCCAATCCTTATCCTTTATATAACTTATAGTCGTCTATCTCCTACCTATACCGcctttctttcctctttgGATTCTGTTTCTATTCCTCAATCCGTTAGGGAGGCATTGTTCCATCCTGACTAGCGGGAAGCAatggaagatgagatgtctgcTTTACATGCCAACGGTACTTGGGAACTTGGACCTTTGCCACCTGGAAAGACTATTGTTGGTTGTCGATGGGTGTATACTATGAAGATGTCACCAAGTGGTTCTATTGATAGATTGAAAGCTCATCTAGTTGCCAAAGGCTATACGCAGATTCCTAGACTAGATTATGGAGATACATTTTCTCCTGTAGCCAACGTGGCTTCTGTAGGTCTACTATTGTCATTGGCAGCTGTTCGTCATTGGTCGCTCCACCAGTTGGACatcaaaaatgtctttttacACGGAGACTTGGAAGAGGAAGTTTATATGGAGCAACCACCTGGGTCTGTTGCTCAGGGGGAGTACTTCGGCAAGGTATGTAAACTCCGTAAATCTttgttatttttagaaaatcataaaaattataaaatataaaatactaaGTCAACTTTCTAATAATAAAACGTGCCAAACCACTTGAACTAACTCACGTTATTTCACTATTATGTAAAAGCATACCCCAAACTTTCAGGATATTCTCATTTGCTCCCATGctcaactttctttttttactatATTACTATTAGAAACTTCCAAATTGGCACTCAATAGAAGCATCGCCATTCAGATATAACAAAGAACTCAACTATCATCAATGGCCAAGAAACTATCTCAGACTTGCCCTGGAAGTTAATTAAAACCCGAAAAAGGCAAATAATTTATCTGAAAAAGAAGCTCAAGTATCCAAAAACTGTCTCAAGACCGAAAACAATAAGAGGAAACCTATCTAAACCCTTGACTGAGATTTTGAATATATGGTACTAACAAAGATCAATTGGCACTTATTCTAATCAAATAAAACGACACACATCATGAGCAAAAATTAACTGTTAGCCATGAAAACTGACACGAATCCTTATGCTATAATGGGCATTCTGACTGATGAATCATTAGGAGACAAGAATTTATTTAAGCAGTTGCACTGCTTAGCTCCTTTGGAGTTGACAGCACCATCTTCTGAGGCTGCAGTAACCAAATGAACAAAGTCAAGGTTGGAAATTGAATGTTGTAAAGAAAGGGTGAACAGTCATTTAAATTCTTTTGCCTTACCTCCCTCAACTCTTCCTCGTGCTTCGGGATGAAAGCAGTATCTACTTTCCCATTTTTGAAGTCCTGCAAAGGTCGAAAAGTCAATTGATCATGGTTggaaggggggaaaaaacGAATAAATGATGATTCTATTAGCACTAACAGATTTTCCTACCTCAATGTCGAGGATGAGTTTGTGGTATTCAATGGTTGTGGGAACCCCTGAGATGAAAAGATGATTAGAAATGAGGACGGAATCAAAATCGATTTAATTGAACATTCAGAATAACAGAGAGCAAAATGTAGAGAGGTCAGATGTAATTCATGTAGTGCTATTGGAAAAGGGAATATGAAAGGACCCAGATGACCATTCATAGTCCATAAGATGGGGCACAGTCAGCTTTGTACTTCAAGATTATGAGCATAGCTGCTGAATAAATCGTATATTTACCGGTTATGATGGTGTCATCAAGAGCCCTCTTCATGCGCTCAATTGCCTTTTCCCTTGTCGGAGCCCACACAATAAGCTACAGTAATAGACCTTAGTTAAAACAACAAACGACGCAATCGTAAAGCAAAAGTGCTAAAAATAGACACAACATGCCAAATTTCCAACTTTACTACATCAAAACGAGTTCCCTATAATTATAATCTGAAGACACCAGAAAGCAGTAATTAACCATGGGAAGAGAAAGGCCTAATAAATTTCATCTGGTGCAAGGAAATATTCTGAATCTATATCCTAGAGAATATCTTTAGACGTCTCCTAAGCCAGCAATGGTCTCAACTATTAACCCTTACCGGACACCAAAACTAAAAAACAGATGGAGAAGACGGACAAACCTTTCCAAGAAGAGAATCATAGCTTGGAGGAACAACATAATCGGGATAGACATGGCTGTCCATTCTAACAAATGGGCCCCCAGAAGGAAGATATGATGTTATTCTACCTGTTATTCAAACAAAATATGAAAGTTCAGGAAAATCATTGTCATATGCTAATAAGTAAAGCAGGGGCAAGAATTCTAATGCTGAAACCAGGTTTCAGTGGGATGAAAACAAAACTGATTAAGTGAAATGGACAACAGTGCGAGCGAGTCTTCCAGTGAAGCAAGAGTTGGCATGagatacaaaatattttgaagaagCTCATGGAGCAAAAGAAAAGGTTTAATTCTCATGAGCATATGCCTACAGAAGATGTGTAGCCTAATTTCGAGAAAGTCATACCTGGCCCAGGACGGAATCCTTTGAATGCATCTTCGGCATTGATACGGCATTCGATTGAATGTCCTCTGAGCACAATATCTTCCTGTACATATAAGAGCTCTTTGAGTATAACATCTCTCATGCATATGCTGCATTAGCAACGAATTGACAAATCCATACCTGCTTGTAGCGGAGCTTCTCTCCCATGGCTACACGAATTTGCTCCTCAATcagatcaacagaagatatcATTTCCGTCACAGGGTGCTCAACCTGAAAGGGGACAAACCACCACCAataaatttgacattttctgaGACCATTAATGAGGATGAATCATAAAAATGCCACCTATGAATATTAAGAATTGGTCTGACCTGAATTCTAGTGTTCATTTCCATGAAATAGAAAGAACCTCTCTCATCCAAAAGAAACTCGACTGTTCCCACTCCAATGTAGCCTATAGATGCAGCTGCAGCAACTGCTGCATCACCCATGGCTTTCCTCAACTCTGGGGTTAATGCAGGAGAGGGAGCTTCTTCCAGCAGTTTCTGGTTCCTTCTCTGCAGAGAAAGTCATACACTGAGAAGTTATATATCAACAGAAAAGTTGTAGCGAGAAGTTATTTATCAATAGACAAGTCTTTCACCATGACTAAATGAAAACAGGGTGTTGATCTTCTGCATATACTATTGACTATTTAATAGCATGATGCTGAAGGACAGTACATTGATGAAACTACTCCTAAAGCAACTAGAAAAGCAGTACCACATAtcccttttttcccctttctttgACATTCCATTCCTCGGGTTCCcacaaaaaaagtaaaataagaTCATTCTTTAGAAACCATCTAATTGTTGCCCTACTAAATTAATTCAGTTTCCTGCACATATTCTAGTCCCCTACTTATATTTCATGCCATATCACTTTAAATGTTATCTCCTCTAACATATAATACCTGGATGCTGCAGTCACGCTCTCCAAAGTGAACAACATTGCCATATTTATCAGCAAGAACCTGTGGAGCCAAGcgatgaattaattaaatagatATTGCTTGCTACCTCAAACCACAGAATTAAGCAGGAGAAAGAATAAGAATTGGCCAATATTAGTAATCAAATTCAACAGCAAAGATTTTATCAAGATGTATTCAATCGTTTCAAAAAGAATCATAAAAATCCCGAAATTGTCGGCCTTCTTAAAACTCAGAAAGGAAGCAATATTGCAGGTCAAAGCCCTAACGCTGAATGACGTCAGAGTCAAGCTCTGGTACTTGTATGAACCAATCCACTAGTTATGACATTGAGGGAGAAACTACACAAATAGATGGAGTGACATGACAAGTTGACCAAAGGAAACCCAGAACTCTCTATGAAGTTGCCCCAAGTTTACATATTATGATCTCTTTCTCTCAGGCCTTAAAAGCAACAATTACCTGGAATTCAATGTGTCTTGGATTctgaatatatttttccaaGTAAACTCCATCATTCCCAAACGCTGCTGCAGCCTCGCTTTTGGCTTGCTGCAGATAGATAAACAAATCATATTATGTATCACGAAGAAAGTCCTCTTTTATAATCATTACATCAACAAAATAGGTAATGGTGAAGCATACACAAAAATCAAAGAGAATCCACTGAACAGACATGAGTTTTAAGTTCTTAACCAAAATTAAACAAATCAATCAACTTCATTGAAAGTGAACCAGGCTGACAGGGGTAAGCTCAGAAAATGAAAGGGAGAGATGTACCTGTAACAACTTGACGAACTCTTCTGGCTCTTTAGCAAGACGCATGCCTCGTCCTCCACCTCCAGCTGTGGCCTACATCACATATAACGTCAGCCCAAGGAATGAAGTCTGTGCATCATTGGAAGTAAAACCTTCACAATCGAACCTATTCACATTGGAAGTAAATGAAGTCCATTCACTATTCTAAAACTGTAGTAAATGCTTTTAACTAGGGAGTAACCAGGAAATCAAATTTCCAGGCCAGCAAAAACttgtatttaaaaaattgccCGTGTATAAGAACAAGAGCTTAGGATATGCTATGTCAGTAGCTACTATGCCATGGTTTTATTAAGACGGCAGAACAGAGGGTAAGGTAATACAGCAGCTACAAATAATTTAGTCATGGAATAAATTTTCGGCAAATATGCACATACCATAATGATAAAAATGCAATGTCACattatgctaatgacagtacacaataatgtcctggGAGCAGTCTTACCTTAATCATCACAGGAAAACCAATCTCCTTCGCAAGCCTGATTGCTTCCTCTGTGCTCTGTGGTAGAATTTACACCAAAAGCTAATTAGTATAATTATTGCATATGGGCTGATCAAATAAACATAAAATTGACTATGAAATCAGCACTAGCTATAGAATAAAGCACCTGCAATAGTCCATCACTTCCTGGTACAGTTGGAACACCAGCATTCTTCATTGTATCTCTAGCGGTAGATTTGTCACCCATAACACGGATGCTGTCAGGCTGTGCATATGAATAAAGTAAATCATCATGATCTCAGATTGCTTATTcatttgaaagaaaaaggaactcCTGGGAAGCTAAAGAAGAAATTAACAAAGAACGGATGACTCCagtttactttttatttttccctctCTTGACAACTGAAAAATGATGTTCGACTTTATGATTAGAAGAAG
This region includes:
- the LOC116189205 gene encoding biotin carboxylase 2, chloroplastic → MEATMPMSKSVTSRPGVIVGRNFGIRSSQCSFMVGSKINFPRQRAHALQVSHKSKKRGGALNVTCRAEKILVANRGEIAVRVIRTAHELGIPCVAVYSTIDKDALHVKLADDSVCIGEAPSSQSYLLIPNVLSAAISRGCTMLHPGYGFLAENAVFVEMCREHGINFIGPNPDSIRVMGDKSTARDTMKNAGVPTVPGSDGLLQSTEEAIRLAKEIGFPVMIKATAGGGGRGMRLAKEPEEFVKLLQQAKSEAAAAFGNDGVYLEKYIQNPRHIEFQVLADKYGNVVHFGERDCSIQRRNQKLLEEAPSPALTPELRKAMGDAAVAAAASIGYIGVGTVEFLLDERGSFYFMEMNTRIQVEHPVTEMISSVDLIEEQIRVAMGEKLRYKQEDIVLRGHSIECRINAEDAFKGFRPGPGRITSYLPSGGPFVRMDSHVYPDYVVPPSYDSLLGKLIVWAPTREKAIERMKRALDDTIITGVPTTIEYHKLILDIEDFKNGKVDTAFIPKHEEELREPQKMVLSTPKELSSATA